The Siniperca chuatsi isolate FFG_IHB_CAS linkage group LG12, ASM2008510v1, whole genome shotgun sequence genome has a segment encoding these proteins:
- the LOC122885152 gene encoding olfactory receptor 6K3-like isoform X2 — MKSNNSLNPLYFQFTLFGDSGPLRYLFFCLCLLIYMTIISANVLIILTVCLEQTLHQPMYMFISFLSLNSLYGSAGFFPRFLMDILCDTHLISRASCFIQIYVIYTYASYELTILGIMAYDRFVAICQPLHYHSKMTFRMVRHLLFFAVLYPAVALGVSLYLTVRLPLCGNKLHRLFCSNWPVVQLSCVDTTLNNIVGQFVATTTIFIPLFFVLYTYLRILLVCRRSSSEFRGKALQTCLPHMVTFVTYSFSVFCELSLTRFEADKINPVITVVLSLEYLIFPPINNPLVYGLNLPQIKGVIFRF; from the coding sequence ATGAAGAGCAACAACAGCCTGAATCCTTTATACTTTCAGTTCACACTTTTTGGAGATTCTGGGCCCCTCAGATATCTGttcttctgtctgtgtctgttgatCTACATGACTATAATCTCTGCAAATGTTCTCATTATTCTGACAGTCTGCCTGGAGCAGACTCTGCATCAACCCATGTACATGTTTatctcctttctgtctttaaaCTCTCTGTACGGCTCAGCTGGCTTCTTCCCGAGATTCCTGATGGACATTCTGTGTGACACTCATTTGATCTCACGTGCATCTTGTTTCATTCAGATATATGTTATCTACACCTATGCATCATACGAACTGACTATCCTCGGCATCATGGCCTACGATAGATTTGTTGCTATTTGCCAGCCTTTGCACTATCACAGCAAAATGACGTTTAGGATGGTGAggcatcttttgttttttgctgtgcTCTACCCTGCAGTTGCTCTTGGCGTCAGTCTTTATCTTACTGTTCGATTGCCTTTGTGTGGAAATAAACTGCACAGGCTTTTCTGTTCTAACTGGCCTGTGGTTCAGCTCTCCTGTGTGGATACAACTCTGAACAACATAGTCGGTCAGTTTGTTGCAACAACAACCATCTTCATCCCCCTGTTCTTTGTCCTGTACACCTATCTACGGATTCTGCTTGTGTGCAGGAGAAGCTCGTCTGAATTCAGAGGAAAGGCCTTACAAACCTGCCTGCCCCACATGGTGACATTTGTGACCTATTCGTTCTCTGTCTTCTGTGAGCTGTCACTAACTCGATTTGAGGCTGATAAAATTAATCCAGTCATCACAGTTGTTTTATCTTTAGAGTATTTGATCTTTCCCCCCATCAATAACCCTCTAGTTTATGGCCTGAATCTGCCTCAAATCAAAGGAgtgatttttagattttga
- the LOC122885152 gene encoding olfactory receptor 6N1-like isoform X1, with the protein MLCCCADMKSNNSLNPLYFQFTLFGDSGPLRYLFFCLCLLIYMTIISANVLIILTVCLEQTLHQPMYMFISFLSLNSLYGSAGFFPRFLMDILCDTHLISRASCFIQIYVIYTYASYELTILGIMAYDRFVAICQPLHYHSKMTFRMVRHLLFFAVLYPAVALGVSLYLTVRLPLCGNKLHRLFCSNWPVVQLSCVDTTLNNIVGQFVATTTIFIPLFFVLYTYLRILLVCRRSSSEFRGKALQTCLPHMVTFVTYSFSVFCELSLTRFEADKINPVITVVLSLEYLIFPPINNPLVYGLNLPQIKGVIFRF; encoded by the exons ATG ctctgctgctgtgcaGACATGAAGAGCAACAACAGCCTGAATCCTTTATACTTTCAGTTCACACTTTTTGGAGATTCTGGGCCCCTCAGATATCTGttcttctgtctgtgtctgttgatCTACATGACTATAATCTCTGCAAATGTTCTCATTATTCTGACAGTCTGCCTGGAGCAGACTCTGCATCAACCCATGTACATGTTTatctcctttctgtctttaaaCTCTCTGTACGGCTCAGCTGGCTTCTTCCCGAGATTCCTGATGGACATTCTGTGTGACACTCATTTGATCTCACGTGCATCTTGTTTCATTCAGATATATGTTATCTACACCTATGCATCATACGAACTGACTATCCTCGGCATCATGGCCTACGATAGATTTGTTGCTATTTGCCAGCCTTTGCACTATCACAGCAAAATGACGTTTAGGATGGTGAggcatcttttgttttttgctgtgcTCTACCCTGCAGTTGCTCTTGGCGTCAGTCTTTATCTTACTGTTCGATTGCCTTTGTGTGGAAATAAACTGCACAGGCTTTTCTGTTCTAACTGGCCTGTGGTTCAGCTCTCCTGTGTGGATACAACTCTGAACAACATAGTCGGTCAGTTTGTTGCAACAACAACCATCTTCATCCCCCTGTTCTTTGTCCTGTACACCTATCTACGGATTCTGCTTGTGTGCAGGAGAAGCTCGTCTGAATTCAGAGGAAAGGCCTTACAAACCTGCCTGCCCCACATGGTGACATTTGTGACCTATTCGTTCTCTGTCTTCTGTGAGCTGTCACTAACTCGATTTGAGGCTGATAAAATTAATCCAGTCATCACAGTTGTTTTATCTTTAGAGTATTTGATCTTTCCCCCCATCAATAACCCTCTAGTTTATGGCCTGAATCTGCCTCAAATCAAAGGAgtgatttttagattttga